Proteins encoded in a region of the Quercus lobata isolate SW786 chromosome 8, ValleyOak3.0 Primary Assembly, whole genome shotgun sequence genome:
- the LOC115957640 gene encoding serine/arginine repetitive matrix protein 2-like isoform X1 codes for MSSLYENDDSAFIGDSDCNFAVDKGEKVLDHVDDKLARSDDLNVDLNQHGKLGSPSLPTDFTCDISESSHGNLPAEFGHDDVRSTKFDSDHERTESPLKNNHYQGEMDELHGSNFLNSPQFKAQTFHSEKGTEDSAHSQESPLRAQGNQGEQMESDCVYNEIEGEGTDAGQLLPSLRSQGCKNELKDGKSPTENRKPDMIHSGMQSPKRTPRQSRSPVIVREMLVSPERSSDLHYSPNGDKTLSSQQGCQDPSYSPRSQRQKHSSPERNGLVERVPSQDHTSPTMKTSVSPPGFQKGSRHKHDSSRKRISTSPKTSHSPPKHRRRDRSVSRSPIRRRDRKRDYRDRSRSRSPYSRDRYRSPSRRRYSPRRRSSPPGYHSHHRSPRRRPWSPPRNRKTGVGLPGRNLFVAGFSFLTTERDLERKFSRFGHVRDVRIVRDKRSGDSRGFGFLSLERDEDADAAIRALDETEWNGRIILVEKSKSSGP; via the exons ATGAGTAGTCTTTACGAAAATGATGATTCTGCTTTCATTGGAGACTCAGACTGCAACTTTGCAGTTGATAAAGGAGAAAAGGTTCTAGATCATGTTGATGATAAGTTAGCAAGAAGTGATGATTTAAATGTGGATCTGAATCAGCATGGGAAACTGGGATCCCCTTCACTGCCTACAGATTTCACATGTGACATTTCAGAATCTTCTCATGGAAATCTACCAGCAGAATTTGGTCATGATGATGTTAGGAGTACAAAATTTGATTCTGATCATGAGAGGACTGAGTCTCCACTCAAGAACAACCATTACCAAGGTGAGATGGATGAATTGCATGGCAGTAATTTTCTTAACTCCCCTCAGTTTAAGGCACAAACTTTTCATAGTGAAAAGGGAACTGAAGATTCTGCTCATTCACAGGAGTCTCCTCTGAGAGCACAGGGAAATCAGGGTGAACAAATGGAGAGCGATTGTGTCTATAACGAAATAGAAGGGGAAGGCACTGATGCAGGACAGTTGCTACCTTCTCTGAGGTCACAGGGGTGCAAAAATGAACTTAAGGATGGAAAGTCACCAACTGAGAACAGAAAGCCGGACATGATCCATTCTGGTATGCAATCGCCAAAGAGAACTCCCAGACAATCTAGGTCACCTGTGATTGTAAGAGAGATGCTAGTTTCACCTGAAAGGTCTTCTGACCTACACTACTCTCCCAATGGTGATAAGACATTGTCTTCTCAACAAGGTTGTCAGGACCCATCATATTCACCTAGATCCCAAAGGCAGAAACATTCTTCACCTGAAAGGAATGGCTTGGTAGAAAGGGTTCCATCCCAGGATCATACGTCTCCTACTATGAAAACTTCTGTTTCTCCACCAGGGTTCCAGAAAGGGTCCAGGCATAAGCATGATTCTTCTCGGAAGCGCATATCTACATCACCAAAAACCAGCCACTCGCCCCCAAAGCATCGAAGGCGGGACAGATCAGTGTCAAGGTCACCCATTCGGCGAAGGGATCGCAAGAGAGATTATCGTGACAGATCTCGTTCAAGGTCCCCATATTCAAGAGATCGTTATAGATCCCCAAG CAGGAGAAGGTATTCTCCAAGGCGAAGATCTTCCCCTCCAGGGTATCATTCTCATCATCGGTCCCCTAGAAGGAGACCCTGGTCACCGCCTCGTAATAGGAAAACTGGAGTGGGGTTACCTGGCAGAAACTTATTTGTTGCAGGTTTTAGCTTTTTGACTACAGAGAGAGATTTGGAAAGAAAGTTTTCTAGGTTTGGTCATGTACGAGATGTTCGTATTGTTCGAGACAAGAG GTCTGGTGATTCgcgtgggtttggatttttatcCCTGGAGAGAGATGAAGATGCAGATGCAGCAATCAGAGCTCTTGATGAGACTGAATGGAATGGTCGGATTATCCTTGTGGAGAAATCAAAATCTTCAGGGCCTTGA
- the LOC115957640 gene encoding serine/arginine-rich splicing factor SR45a-like isoform X3, translating to MGNWDPLHCLQISHVTFQNLLMEIYQQNLVMMMLGVQNLILIMRGLSLHSRTTITKESPLRAQGNQGEQMESDCVYNEIEGEGTDAGQLLPSLRSQGCKNELKDGKSPTENRKPDMIHSGMQSPKRTPRQSRSPVIVREMLVSPERSSDLHYSPNGDKTLSSQQGCQDPSYSPRSQRQKHSSPERNGLVERVPSQDHTSPTMKTSVSPPGFQKGSRHKHDSSRKRISTSPKTSHSPPKHRRRDRSVSRSPIRRRDRKRDYRDRSRSRSPYSRDRYRSPSRRRYSPRRRSSPPGYHSHHRSPRRRPWSPPRNRKTGVGLPGRNLFVAGFSFLTTERDLERKFSRFGHVRDVRIVRDKRSGDSRGFGFLSLERDEDADAAIRALDETEWNGRIILVEKSKSSGP from the exons ATGGGAAACTGGGATCCCCTTCACTGCCTACAGATTTCACATGTGACATTTCAGAATCTTCTCATGGAAATCTACCAGCAGAATTTGGTCATGATGATGTTAGGAGTACAAAATTTGATTCTGATCATGAGAGGACTGAGTCTCCACTCAAGAACAACCATTACCAAG GAGTCTCCTCTGAGAGCACAGGGAAATCAGGGTGAACAAATGGAGAGCGATTGTGTCTATAACGAAATAGAAGGGGAAGGCACTGATGCAGGACAGTTGCTACCTTCTCTGAGGTCACAGGGGTGCAAAAATGAACTTAAGGATGGAAAGTCACCAACTGAGAACAGAAAGCCGGACATGATCCATTCTGGTATGCAATCGCCAAAGAGAACTCCCAGACAATCTAGGTCACCTGTGATTGTAAGAGAGATGCTAGTTTCACCTGAAAGGTCTTCTGACCTACACTACTCTCCCAATGGTGATAAGACATTGTCTTCTCAACAAGGTTGTCAGGACCCATCATATTCACCTAGATCCCAAAGGCAGAAACATTCTTCACCTGAAAGGAATGGCTTGGTAGAAAGGGTTCCATCCCAGGATCATACGTCTCCTACTATGAAAACTTCTGTTTCTCCACCAGGGTTCCAGAAAGGGTCCAGGCATAAGCATGATTCTTCTCGGAAGCGCATATCTACATCACCAAAAACCAGCCACTCGCCCCCAAAGCATCGAAGGCGGGACAGATCAGTGTCAAGGTCACCCATTCGGCGAAGGGATCGCAAGAGAGATTATCGTGACAGATCTCGTTCAAGGTCCCCATATTCAAGAGATCGTTATAGATCCCCAAG CAGGAGAAGGTATTCTCCAAGGCGAAGATCTTCCCCTCCAGGGTATCATTCTCATCATCGGTCCCCTAGAAGGAGACCCTGGTCACCGCCTCGTAATAGGAAAACTGGAGTGGGGTTACCTGGCAGAAACTTATTTGTTGCAGGTTTTAGCTTTTTGACTACAGAGAGAGATTTGGAAAGAAAGTTTTCTAGGTTTGGTCATGTACGAGATGTTCGTATTGTTCGAGACAAGAG GTCTGGTGATTCgcgtgggtttggatttttatcCCTGGAGAGAGATGAAGATGCAGATGCAGCAATCAGAGCTCTTGATGAGACTGAATGGAATGGTCGGATTATCCTTGTGGAGAAATCAAAATCTTCAGGGCCTTGA
- the LOC115957640 gene encoding serine/arginine repetitive matrix protein 2-like isoform X2 has protein sequence MSSLYENDDSAFIGDSDCNFAVDKGEKVLDHVDDKLARSDDLNVDLNQHGKLGSPSLPTDFTCDISESSHGNLPAEFGHDDVRSTKFDSDHERTESPLKNNHYQGEMDELHGSNFLNSPQFKAQTFHSEKGTEDSAHSQESPLRAQGNQGEQMESDCVYNEIEGEGTDAGQLLPSLRSQGCKNELKDGKSPTENRKPDMIHSGMQSPKRTPRQSRSPVIVREMLVSPERSSDLHYSPNGDKTLSSQQGCQDPSYSPRSQRQKHSSPERNGLVERVPSQDHTSPTMKTSVSPPGFQKGSRHKHDSSRKRISTSPKTSHSPPKHRRRDRSVSRSPIRRRDRKRDYRDRSRSRSPYSRDRYRSPRRRYSPRRRSSPPGYHSHHRSPRRRPWSPPRNRKTGVGLPGRNLFVAGFSFLTTERDLERKFSRFGHVRDVRIVRDKRSGDSRGFGFLSLERDEDADAAIRALDETEWNGRIILVEKSKSSGP, from the exons ATGAGTAGTCTTTACGAAAATGATGATTCTGCTTTCATTGGAGACTCAGACTGCAACTTTGCAGTTGATAAAGGAGAAAAGGTTCTAGATCATGTTGATGATAAGTTAGCAAGAAGTGATGATTTAAATGTGGATCTGAATCAGCATGGGAAACTGGGATCCCCTTCACTGCCTACAGATTTCACATGTGACATTTCAGAATCTTCTCATGGAAATCTACCAGCAGAATTTGGTCATGATGATGTTAGGAGTACAAAATTTGATTCTGATCATGAGAGGACTGAGTCTCCACTCAAGAACAACCATTACCAAGGTGAGATGGATGAATTGCATGGCAGTAATTTTCTTAACTCCCCTCAGTTTAAGGCACAAACTTTTCATAGTGAAAAGGGAACTGAAGATTCTGCTCATTCACAGGAGTCTCCTCTGAGAGCACAGGGAAATCAGGGTGAACAAATGGAGAGCGATTGTGTCTATAACGAAATAGAAGGGGAAGGCACTGATGCAGGACAGTTGCTACCTTCTCTGAGGTCACAGGGGTGCAAAAATGAACTTAAGGATGGAAAGTCACCAACTGAGAACAGAAAGCCGGACATGATCCATTCTGGTATGCAATCGCCAAAGAGAACTCCCAGACAATCTAGGTCACCTGTGATTGTAAGAGAGATGCTAGTTTCACCTGAAAGGTCTTCTGACCTACACTACTCTCCCAATGGTGATAAGACATTGTCTTCTCAACAAGGTTGTCAGGACCCATCATATTCACCTAGATCCCAAAGGCAGAAACATTCTTCACCTGAAAGGAATGGCTTGGTAGAAAGGGTTCCATCCCAGGATCATACGTCTCCTACTATGAAAACTTCTGTTTCTCCACCAGGGTTCCAGAAAGGGTCCAGGCATAAGCATGATTCTTCTCGGAAGCGCATATCTACATCACCAAAAACCAGCCACTCGCCCCCAAAGCATCGAAGGCGGGACAGATCAGTGTCAAGGTCACCCATTCGGCGAAGGGATCGCAAGAGAGATTATCGTGACAGATCTCGTTCAAGGTCCCCATATTCAAGAGATCGTTATAGATCCCCAAG GAGAAGGTATTCTCCAAGGCGAAGATCTTCCCCTCCAGGGTATCATTCTCATCATCGGTCCCCTAGAAGGAGACCCTGGTCACCGCCTCGTAATAGGAAAACTGGAGTGGGGTTACCTGGCAGAAACTTATTTGTTGCAGGTTTTAGCTTTTTGACTACAGAGAGAGATTTGGAAAGAAAGTTTTCTAGGTTTGGTCATGTACGAGATGTTCGTATTGTTCGAGACAAGAG GTCTGGTGATTCgcgtgggtttggatttttatcCCTGGAGAGAGATGAAGATGCAGATGCAGCAATCAGAGCTCTTGATGAGACTGAATGGAATGGTCGGATTATCCTTGTGGAGAAATCAAAATCTTCAGGGCCTTGA